One stretch of Maylandia zebra isolate NMK-2024a linkage group LG13, Mzebra_GT3a, whole genome shotgun sequence DNA includes these proteins:
- the cox5b2 gene encoding cytochrome c oxidase subunit 5B2 encodes MAGRLLLRACTTTLQLRSGVLAPLHRSMATVRGIPTDEEQATGLERRTLQALKQGKDPYSILKPKHYAGTKEDPHIVPGIGTKRLVGCLCEEDNTAIVWFWLHEGEAQRCPSCGSHYKLVHHELPH; translated from the exons ATGGCGGGACGTCTTCTTCTCCGAGCTTGTACAACAACACTGCAGCTGAGGAGCGGCGTGCTGGCCCCGCTGCACCGTTCAATGGCCACAGTGAGAG GCATACCAACAGATGAAGAACAGGCCACTGGGCTGGAGCGCCGTACCCTCCAGGCCCTCAAACAGGGAAAG GACCCTTACAGCATCCTGAAACCAAAGCACTATGCTGGTACCAAAGAAGACCCTCACATTGTGCCAGGCATTGGAACCAAGAGGCTGGTGGGATGTCTCT GTGAGGAAGACAACACTGCTATTGTGTGGTTCTGGCTTCATGAGGGAGAGGCCCAGCGCTGTCCTTCCTGTGGTTCCCACTATAAGCTTGTCCATCACGAGTTGCCCCACTGA
- the dnajc12 gene encoding dnaJ homolog subfamily C member 12, whose protein sequence is MEAVLSCKPEDLEDYYGLLGCDELSSTEQILNEYKIRALACHPDKHLDSPRAVADFQKLQEAKEVLCDETKRKNYDLWKRSGVTIPFHDWQALNDSVKTSMHWAVRNKKEPMLEGSKPEDPITSQAESFHCEQQETGKSSCESTAYSGDFCHRRFRWAGDSPSNLLRKFRNYEI, encoded by the exons ATGGAGGCTGTTTTGAGCTGTAAACCTGAGGATTTGGAGGATTACTACGGGTTACTGGGATGTGATGAACTGTCATCG ACTGAACAGATTCTCAATGAATACAAGATTCGAGCCTTGGCATGTCATCCAGACAAACACCTCGACAGCCCAAGAGCAG TGGCAGATTTCCAGAAGCTGCAGGAAGCCAAAGAGGTTTTATGCGATGaaaccaaaaggaaaaactaTGATCTTTGGAAAAGAAGCGGAGTTACGATCCCATTCCATGACTGGCAGGCCTTGAACGACTCAGTGAAAACT TCAATGCACTGGGCTGTGAGAAATAAGAAGGAACCAATGTTGGAGGGCTCCAAACCAGAAGACCCCATCACGTCACAAGCAGAGAGCTTTcactgtgagcagcaggaaACGGGGAAATCTTCGTGTGAAAGCACGGCATACTCGG GTGATTTCTGCCATCGACGCTTCCGCTGGGCTGGTGACTCTCCATCTAATCTGCTGCGGAAATTCCGAAATTATGAAATCTGA
- the sirt1 gene encoding NAD-dependent protein deacetylase sirtuin-1, which translates to MQMSQLSERKAPAQRLCGLKMADGENSLKTALSGASDTGEPPAKISKISPGTNYGLKAVEADQFSCVSAATESWEAALNCAQPAEKEAKPVMAVEQAPAALGGDNNGLEVLLSDPHKPVGKLDDTTVFGATEDSPDFLGHDDLPSNGLAVTPEHITEDDDRSSHASSSDWTPQPQIGSYSFIQQHIRETDPRAILRDLLPETVLPPDLDDMTLWQIIINISEPPKRKKRKDINTLEDVVRLLHESKRILVLTGAGVSVSCGIPDFRSRDGIYARLAVDFPDLPDPQAMFDIEYFRRDPRPFFKFAKEIYPGQFEPSPCHRFISMLDKQRKLLRNYTQNIDTLEQVAGVQRIIQCHGSFATASCLVCKHKVDCEAIREDIFNQVVPHCPRCPDIPLAIMKPDIVFFGENLPEMFHRAMKQDKDEVDLLIVIGSSLKVRPVALIPNSIPHEVPQVLINREQLPHLNFDVELLGDCDVIINELCHRLGGDFEQLCYNTVRLTEITEKPPRLPEQPPSEALSASSDATQEEQKRHTTDSVNMPSEETESLNVTETADNNVTPLEPCPNAQCPTESTESPEKAAEGAPKEEAPERKSQTSNLEFRRRCWMSRVNRTPISKRLEAGQYLFQPPNHYIFHGAEVYSDSEDETSSSCGSDSEDSECCAEGEEDDSEPEDADVVPAVDGETCLKDIVQHTVATEATSSVQTDNNSEKTESTTHL; encoded by the exons ATGCAAATGAGCCAGCTGTCCGAGAGGAAGGCTCCTGCTCAGCGGCTCTGCGGGCTGAAGATGGCGGACGGAGAGAACAGTCTCAAAACGGCCCTTTCGGGCGCCTCCGATACGGGGGAACCTCCGGCTAAGATTTCGAAAATCAGTCCAGGAACTAACTATGGACTAAAAGCCGTCGAAGCGGACCAGTTCTCGTGCGTCTCCGCGGCAACTGAGAGCTGGGAGGCGGCGTTGAATTGTGCGCAGCCCGCGGAGAAGGAAGCTAAGCCGGTGATGGCGGTAGAACAGGCCCCGGCAGCGCTAGGCGGAGACAACAATGGACTGGAAGTATTGCTCTCCGACCCTCACAAGCCAGTTGGGAAACTGGACGACACCACTGTCTTTGGCGCAACCGAGGACAGTCCAG ATTTTCTTGGGCACGATGATCTTCCCTCTAACGGTTTGGCTGTCACTCCGGAGCACATCACTGAAGACGATGACAGGTCCTCACATGCAAGCTCCAGCGACTGGACTCCTCAACCGCAAATAG GTTCCTACAGTTTCATCCAGCAGCACATTAGAGAGACAGATCCAAGGGCCATCCTGAGGGATTTGCTGCCCGAGACTGTACTCCCACCAGATTTAGATGACATGACATTGTGGCAGATCATCATCAACATCTCAGAGCCTCCAAAAAGAAAGAAGCGGAAAGATATTAATACCTTAGAAGATGTAGTCAGGCTACTACATGAAAGTAAAAGGATACTAGTGCTGACTGGTGCTGGG GTTTCAGTTTCATGTGGAATACCAGACTTCCGCTCCAGAGATGGAATTTATGCACGGCTTGCTGTAGATTTTCCAGATCTTCCAGATCCTCAAGCTATGTTTGACATTGAGTACTTCAGACGGGACCCTAGACCGTTTTTTAAGTTTGCTAAG GAGATCTACCCTGGGCAGTTTGAACCTTCTCCCTGTCATAGATTTATATCTATGCTAGATAAGCAAAGAAAGCTGCTGCGCAATTATACGCAAAACATTGATACACTGGAACAAGTGGCTGGGGTTCAGCGGATTATCCAGTGTCACG GGTCATTTGCAACTGCATCCTGTCTCGTCTGTAAGCACAAAGTGGACTGTGAGGCTATAAGGGAAGACATCTTTAACCAG GTTGTCCCTCATTGTCCACGGTGTCCAGATATCCCTCTGGCAATCATGAAACCAGACATTGTCTTCTTTGGAGAGAACCTtccagaaatgtttcacagagCCATGAAACAGGATAAAGATGAGGTGGATCTCTTGATCGTCATTGGCTCTTCGCTTAAAGTCCGACCGGTTGCCCTCATCCCAA ACTCCATTCCTCATGAAGTGCCTCAGGTCCTGATCAATCGGGAGCAGCTGCCTCATCTGAACTTTGACGTGGAGCTACTCGGGGACTGTGACGTCATTATCAACGAGCTCTGTCATCGATTGGGTGGAGACTTTGAGCAGCTCTGCTACAACACTGTAAGATTAACTGAgatcacagagaaaccccctcGGTTACCAGAACAGCCACCAAGCGAGGCCTTGTCTGCTTCGAGTGATGCGACTCAGGAGGAGCAGAAGCGGCACACTACAGACTCTGTAAATATGCCTTCGGAGGAGACAGAAAGTCTGAATGTCACAGAGACTGCTGATAATAATGTTACACCTCTAGAGCCTTGTCCAAATGCTCAGTGTCCAACGGAGAGCACTGAATCTCCAGAGAAAGCAGCAGAAGGTGCGCCAAAAGAGGAGGCACCCGAACGAAAGAGTCAAACCTCCAACCTTGAATTTCGTAGACGTTGCTGGATGAGTCGAGTTAACAGAACTCCAATCAGCAAACGCCTTGAGG CAGGCCAATACCTGTTTCAACCACCAAATCACTATATCTTCCACGGGGCAGAGGTTTATTCTGACTCTGAAGATGAGACGTCGAGCTCCTGCGGGAGTGACAGCGAGGACTCTGAATGCTGTGCTGAAGGGGAGGAAGACGACAGCGAGCCGGAGGATGCCGACGTAGTACCAGCAGTGGATGGAGAAACATGCCTCAAAGACATAGTACAGCACACTGTAGCCACTGAGGCCACGTCAAGTGTGCAgacagacaataattctgaaaaGACTGAGAGTACCACACacctttaa
- the cacul1 gene encoding CDK2-associated and cullin domain-containing protein 1, producing MEAMEDDSLDVKDDHNHNYRASGSNKVRTYLSSQLSEISTVPQPVCATVPVGEAGTRQGKLWSGATGGSKFMDSDTGSESSEVSETDSTAPGAASEGKFALDSTSKFLLNAMAVEDYRKNHWPNLEKAVDRLLIQNPTDHISVSYAQIYSYVYKCVCQQHSELLYNDLTSKITGHLQQVSAHLQASPLENFIENFNIALTQYIASLQCIVPVFMYLNKFYIESKLNRDLREDLMKLFADHVAEKHVNTLMPLLIKARSMPFEVQPSTMASVVKGLYSLRPEWAQLAPDLFSGFIPQINPPAVESLLQDYAAHDQKLQMELSMNGFPRGDQSRKRASEDS from the exons ATGGAGGCTATGGAAGATGACAGTTTGGACGTAAAAGACGACCATAACCACAACTACCGCGCGAGCGGCAGTAATAAAGTCCGCACGTATCTTAGCAGCCAGCTGTCGGAGATATCGACGGTCCCGCAGCCCGTCTGTGCGACGGTGCCGGTTGGAGAAGCGGGTACTCGACAAGGGAAACTGTGGTCCGGTGCAACCGGCGGGTCAAAGTTCATGGACTCGGATACAGGCAGCGAGAGCAGCGAAGTCAGCGAGACTGACAGCACCGCTCCGGGAGCTGCTTCCGAGGGAAAATTCGCCCTCGACTCGACTTCCAAGTTCC TTCTGAATGCAATGGCAGTGGAGGACTACCGGAAAAACCACTGGCCAAACCTGGAAAAGGCAGTTGACCGTCTGCTGATTCAGAATCCCACAGACCACATCTCGGTTTCTTATGCACAGATATACAG TTATGTCTACAAGTGTGTTTGTCAGCAGCACTCTGAGCTGCTCTACAATGATCTGACATCAAAAATAACAGGTCACCTGCAGCAGGTTTCCGCCCATCTACAA GCTAGCCCACTCGAGAACTTCATTGAAAATTTCAACATTGCACTGACACAATATATAGCTTCTCTTCAGTGTATAGTCCCCGTCTTTATGTACTTG AACAAGTTCTACATTGAGTCCAAACTGAACCGAGACCTCAGAGAGGATCTGATGAAGCTGTTCGCTGATCACGTCGCAGAAAAACACGTGAACACACTGATGC ctctgctcattaaagctcGGTCCATGCCCTTTGAAGTGCAACCCTCAACAATGGCTAGTGTGGTTAAGGGCCTCTACAGCCTCCGACCAG AGTGGGCCCAGCTCGCCCCAGATCTCTTCTCCGGGTTTATCCCCCAGATTAACCCTCCTGCTGTAGAGTCTCTGCTGCAAGACTACGCTGCTCATGACCAGAAACTACAGATGGAGCTCTCCATGAATGGATTCCCACG AGGTGACCAGTCTCGCAAACGGGCCAGCGAAGACTCGTGA